The following proteins are encoded in a genomic region of Desulfosporosinus youngiae DSM 17734:
- a CDS encoding phosphoglycerate kinase, with protein sequence MNKKSVNDAEVRGKRVLVRVDFNVPLDEQGHITNDKRIQAALPTILHLIREGARVILASHLGRPKGKVNPKYSLEPVAKHLSSQLAQEISFATDCVGDVAMEAVNKLQDGQVLLLENVRFHAEEEKNDPAFAKELAGLAELFVNDAFGTAHRAHASTEGVTHYIPAVCGLLMQKEVEFMGNALEHPERPFVAIIGGAKVSDKIGVIDNLLEKVDALIIGGGMANTFLKAQGFNVGKSLLEEEKVELAKHLIEKAKTKRVKLELPIDVVVAPAFQADAPHRTVNVSEIGEDEMALDIGPASAGKFEALVAAARTVIWNGPMGVFEMDAFAKGTERVAQAVAACGGTTIVGGGDSVAAVEKMSVADRMTHISTGGGASLEFLEGKVLPGVAALQDKG encoded by the coding sequence GTGAATAAAAAGAGTGTAAACGATGCGGAGGTACGTGGGAAACGTGTACTTGTCCGAGTGGATTTTAATGTGCCCTTAGATGAGCAAGGACACATTACCAATGATAAACGTATCCAAGCAGCGTTGCCTACTATTTTGCATCTGATCAGAGAAGGCGCGCGAGTCATTCTGGCTTCTCACCTGGGGCGTCCCAAGGGAAAGGTTAATCCGAAGTACTCATTAGAACCCGTTGCCAAGCATCTAAGCAGTCAGTTGGCCCAAGAAATATCCTTTGCCACAGACTGTGTAGGGGATGTGGCAATGGAGGCCGTCAACAAGCTGCAAGATGGGCAGGTCCTTTTATTGGAAAATGTCCGCTTCCATGCTGAAGAAGAGAAAAATGACCCCGCCTTTGCCAAAGAATTAGCTGGGTTGGCAGAGCTGTTTGTCAATGATGCCTTTGGAACCGCTCACCGTGCTCATGCATCTACTGAAGGGGTTACCCACTACATTCCAGCTGTTTGCGGTTTATTAATGCAAAAAGAAGTCGAGTTCATGGGCAATGCTTTGGAACATCCGGAACGGCCCTTTGTAGCTATTATTGGCGGTGCTAAAGTGAGCGATAAGATCGGGGTTATCGATAATCTTTTGGAAAAGGTGGACGCTTTGATCATAGGCGGAGGGATGGCCAATACCTTCCTTAAGGCACAAGGCTTTAACGTGGGAAAATCCCTTCTCGAAGAGGAAAAAGTGGAGCTGGCAAAGCATCTCATTGAGAAAGCAAAAACTAAACGGGTCAAGTTAGAACTGCCAATTGATGTGGTTGTGGCACCGGCTTTCCAGGCGGATGCACCTCATCGTACAGTAAACGTGTCTGAAATTGGAGAAGATGAAATGGCCTTAGATATAGGACCGGCCAGTGCCGGGAAATTTGAAGCCCTTGTTGCGGCTGCCCGCACTGTGATCTGGAACGGTCCAATGGGTGTCTTTGAAATGGACGCCTTCGCTAAAGGAACTGAGCGAGTTGCTCAGGCAGTAGCCGCTTGCGGTGGGACCACGATTGTTGGCGGCGGAGATTCCGTAGCCGCGGTAGAGAAAATGAGTGTGGCGGATCGGATGACCCATATTTCAACAGGGGGAGGAGCATCCCTTGAGTTTCTGGAAGGAAAAGTGCTGCCAGGTGTTGCGGCTCTTCAGGACAAGGGGTAA
- the pyk gene encoding pyruvate kinase — translation MRRTKIIGTIGPASESRDKIQQLLTAGINVARLNFSHGTHEEHGLRIGVLKEEAAKAGKHLGILLDTKGPEIRTGMVPESGITLANGAEFILDTKAALGSSERVGITYPELWHDVVPGTHILIDDGQLDLEVVSVRKEEILTRVCHGGVLKSQKGVNVPGVSIKLPGVTEKDIEDIRFGVTQGIDFIAASFTRKASDILAVRQIVEEMGATVHIIAKIESQEGINNLDSILEVADGLMVARGDLGVEVPVEDVPVYQKEMIQKCNLLGKPVIVATQMLDSMMRQPRPTRAEASDVANAILDGADAIMLSGETAAGQFPIEAIKVMDKIAQRAETTLLETKATRHPQLNVAESISYASYSIAGDLKATSIITPTQSGLTARMISKYRPKSLIVAATPFPEVARKLALQWGVESLVVQESLGTDQLLSVAVTAALGKKYIKTGDIVVITAGVPVGKAGTTNMIKVQVAGGILAKGMGIGKKSYTGTARIVHLPEQDSFEIGDILVARSTDARYVPLIAKAGGLVIEEAGLTSHGAIAALEYGIPAVIGLAEATAIIGDGQRITVDAFAGVIYEGTVSIL, via the coding sequence ATGCGAAGGACAAAAATTATAGGTACGATTGGTCCGGCCAGCGAATCGAGAGACAAAATTCAACAATTATTAACGGCGGGCATAAATGTCGCCCGCCTGAATTTTTCCCATGGAACTCATGAAGAACATGGGCTGCGCATAGGTGTGTTAAAGGAGGAAGCCGCGAAGGCGGGTAAACATCTTGGAATTTTATTAGACACTAAAGGGCCGGAAATTCGGACAGGTATGGTACCGGAGTCAGGAATTACCCTGGCCAATGGTGCAGAGTTTATTTTGGATACGAAAGCTGCTCTTGGTTCTTCGGAAAGAGTAGGAATAACTTATCCTGAATTATGGCATGATGTTGTTCCGGGGACGCATATATTAATTGATGATGGACAATTGGATTTAGAGGTTGTGTCGGTACGGAAAGAAGAGATTCTAACGAGGGTGTGTCATGGAGGGGTCTTAAAATCACAAAAGGGAGTTAATGTTCCGGGAGTCTCGATTAAACTGCCTGGTGTTACGGAAAAGGATATTGAAGATATTCGTTTCGGCGTTACCCAAGGAATTGATTTTATTGCGGCTTCGTTTACCCGTAAAGCGTCTGATATCTTAGCTGTGCGGCAAATTGTTGAAGAAATGGGAGCAACGGTACACATCATTGCTAAGATTGAGAGCCAAGAGGGAATTAATAATTTGGACTCTATTTTGGAGGTTGCCGATGGGCTAATGGTTGCCCGAGGGGATTTAGGGGTGGAGGTTCCGGTTGAAGATGTCCCTGTTTATCAGAAAGAAATGATTCAAAAATGCAACCTGCTTGGCAAGCCGGTCATTGTAGCTACCCAAATGCTGGATTCCATGATGCGGCAGCCACGGCCTACGCGAGCGGAGGCAAGTGATGTGGCGAATGCCATTTTGGATGGAGCGGATGCCATTATGCTATCAGGCGAAACGGCTGCCGGACAATTTCCCATTGAGGCAATAAAAGTCATGGATAAAATCGCTCAGCGTGCCGAAACAACCCTTTTGGAAACAAAGGCAACTCGTCATCCCCAGCTTAATGTCGCGGAGTCCATCAGCTACGCGAGTTATAGTATCGCCGGCGACCTTAAGGCGACATCCATTATAACTCCTACCCAATCCGGACTGACTGCCCGGATGATTTCCAAATATCGTCCTAAGTCACTGATCGTGGCAGCTACTCCCTTTCCGGAAGTTGCTCGAAAACTCGCTTTGCAGTGGGGGGTTGAATCCCTTGTGGTTCAGGAAAGCCTTGGGACGGATCAGTTATTGTCAGTCGCAGTGACGGCGGCACTTGGCAAAAAGTACATCAAGACAGGGGATATTGTGGTGATTACGGCAGGAGTTCCCGTTGGCAAAGCCGGCACAACTAATATGATCAAAGTCCAGGTGGCAGGCGGGATCTTGGCCAAGGGGATGGGTATTGGCAAAAAGTCCTATACAGGGACTGCTCGGATAGTCCATTTGCCTGAGCAGGATTCCTTTGAGATAGGGGATATTCTAGTAGCCAGATCGACGGATGCCCGCTATGTTCCGCTGATTGCTAAAGCAGGAGGGTTAGTCATTGAAGAGGCCGGCTTAACCTCTCATGGGGCCATCGCGGCTTTAGAATACGGCATACCGGCTGTTATAGGCTTAGCAGAAGCAACGGCAATCATAGGTGATGGACAGAGGATTACGGTAGATGCCTTTGCGGGAGTAATTTATGAGGGGACAGTCAGTATATTGTAA
- the gap gene encoding type I glyceraldehyde-3-phosphate dehydrogenase has protein sequence MSVRVAINGFGRIGRLTLRAILNQTMPFEVVAINDLGSPDLLAHLFKYDSVHGILPNSVEIDGRMMMIDGKQIEILAERNPADLPWAKLGVDIVIESTGRFTKRDAAAQHLTAGAKKVVISAPAKNEDITIVMGVNDDLYDPLKHHVISNASCTTNCLAPVVKVLLDGFGIEQGMITTTHSVTNDQRILDLDHSDWRRSRAAYQSMIPTTTGAAKAVALVIPELAGKLNGLAVRVPTPNVSLVDFVANLTKPTSKEEINSALRQAAEGKLKGYLEYTELPLVSRDFNGNPASSIVDGLSTMVMGERMVKVLAWYDNEWGYSNRILDLVKLIVLKGL, from the coding sequence ATGAGTGTTCGTGTAGCAATTAATGGATTTGGCAGGATTGGCCGGCTGACATTACGTGCCATTCTGAATCAAACTATGCCCTTTGAAGTGGTGGCTATTAATGATTTAGGAAGTCCGGATTTATTAGCTCATTTGTTTAAGTATGATTCTGTGCACGGAATTCTCCCCAACTCAGTGGAAATAGACGGACGTATGATGATGATTGATGGGAAACAAATTGAAATCTTAGCGGAGCGAAATCCTGCAGATTTACCATGGGCCAAGCTGGGAGTGGATATTGTCATCGAGTCAACCGGGCGTTTTACGAAACGGGATGCCGCTGCTCAGCATCTGACGGCTGGGGCCAAAAAAGTCGTTATTTCCGCTCCGGCTAAAAACGAAGATATTACGATTGTCATGGGAGTCAACGATGATTTATACGATCCGCTTAAGCACCATGTTATTTCTAACGCGTCTTGTACAACAAACTGTCTGGCACCCGTAGTTAAAGTCCTATTGGATGGGTTCGGAATTGAACAAGGGATGATCACTACCACTCATTCTGTCACGAATGATCAACGAATTCTGGACCTCGATCATTCCGATTGGCGCAGATCCCGGGCGGCCTATCAATCCATGATTCCGACCACCACGGGTGCAGCCAAAGCCGTTGCATTGGTCATTCCGGAATTGGCGGGAAAATTGAATGGGCTAGCCGTCAGAGTTCCCACCCCAAATGTATCTCTAGTCGATTTTGTGGCTAATTTAACGAAGCCAACCAGCAAAGAAGAAATTAACTCTGCCTTACGTCAAGCCGCGGAGGGGAAATTGAAGGGATACCTGGAGTACACAGAATTACCCCTCGTTTCTCGTGACTTTAATGGCAACCCGGCCAGTTCCATTGTGGATGGTCTATCAACCATGGTGATGGGAGAGCGTATGGTCAAAGTGCTGGCTTGGTATGATAATGAATGGGGTTATTCCAACCGAATTTTGGATTTAGTCAAGCTGATTGTCCTGAAAGGCTTGTAA
- a CDS encoding methyltetrahydrofolate cobalamin methyltransferase, with protein sequence MIIVGELINASRKAIGEAIKAQDLGYIQKVAKEEFEAGSNYIDVNAGIFVGKEPEYLSWLVKTVQEAVDCPCCIDSPDPKAIEAALSVHKGVAMINSISLEKERYDELIPIVAGTDLKVVALCMSDEGMPETMNDRLRIADKLINGLVQNNVPLDNIYVDPLVQPISTNSTYAIEFINSVDAIMTRFKGVHTMCGLSNISYGLPERKFMNHVFAIMAIGKGLDGLIINPLDKMMMASLITAETLAGRDDFCVKYLKAYRSKQFEF encoded by the coding sequence ATGATCATTGTCGGAGAATTAATTAATGCCAGTCGTAAAGCCATAGGAGAGGCTATCAAAGCTCAAGACCTGGGTTATATCCAAAAGGTAGCTAAGGAAGAATTCGAGGCCGGGTCAAATTATATTGATGTCAATGCCGGTATCTTTGTTGGTAAGGAGCCTGAATATCTGAGTTGGTTAGTGAAAACTGTTCAGGAAGCGGTTGATTGTCCCTGCTGTATTGACAGCCCTGATCCAAAGGCCATTGAGGCGGCTTTGTCCGTACACAAAGGTGTCGCCATGATTAACTCGATTTCCTTGGAGAAAGAACGTTATGATGAGTTGATTCCTATCGTTGCAGGCACAGATTTAAAAGTTGTGGCACTTTGTATGAGTGATGAAGGTATGCCTGAAACCATGAATGACCGGTTGAGAATTGCCGACAAACTTATAAACGGACTGGTACAAAATAATGTGCCCCTGGATAACATTTATGTAGATCCTTTGGTTCAGCCGATCTCCACAAACAGTACCTACGCGATAGAATTTATTAATTCAGTTGACGCCATTATGACACGTTTTAAAGGGGTTCATACAATGTGCGGGCTGTCTAATATATCCTATGGCCTGCCGGAACGGAAATTCATGAATCATGTATTCGCCATAATGGCCATTGGCAAAGGGTTGGATGGTCTGATTATTAATCCTCTGGACAAAATGATGATGGCAAGCTTGATTACGGCGGAGACGCTGGCCGGCCGGGATGATTTTTGTGTTAAGTATCTCAAGGCCTATCGCAGCAAACAATTCGAGTTCTAA
- a CDS encoding anaerobic glycerol-3-phosphate dehydrogenase subunit C — protein sequence MSGELMEAVYRAEKLDACLKCSACTAECPVARVNTLFPGPKAAGPDAERLRLEGIYFDPLVLAACSNCKTCEITCPSSVNITDLIMEARRKGFISGTKKKSLRYRLRALVLGRAEYLGMLGTVYAPVTNFVLKKKIVRVLMEKSLGIGRNAPLPEYHRKFAMKSKIGLNPKRVIYFPGCYSTYNDALTAKAVVKVLEHNGFSVLTPRFRCCGVPLQSNDQFSQAEANALHNLRLFAPYLEQGIPVIASCPSCTLSLKQEYPKYSSPGAKMITAKTYDLFEFLWNLYLKGQLRQDFRPSANIVGYHVPCHLKAQGIGTPVVRLLHLISGFKVKDLDSGCCGLSGSYSFKEENYAAGMQIGKPLFDKVKSGVQTSDFKEIITECGTCNIQIAHGTGVQVRHPIWYFLEGYGLS from the coding sequence ATGAGCGGAGAATTAATGGAAGCAGTTTACCGGGCAGAAAAATTGGACGCTTGCCTGAAGTGCAGCGCCTGTACAGCAGAGTGCCCCGTAGCAAGGGTTAATACCTTATTTCCGGGTCCGAAGGCCGCCGGGCCGGACGCCGAACGATTACGCCTGGAAGGAATTTATTTTGATCCATTAGTTCTAGCAGCGTGCTCCAATTGCAAAACCTGTGAGATCACCTGCCCTTCCAGTGTTAACATAACTGATCTGATTATGGAGGCGCGTCGCAAGGGGTTCATTTCAGGAACAAAGAAGAAGAGTCTGCGCTATCGTCTCCGTGCCCTGGTACTGGGAAGGGCAGAATATTTAGGCATGTTGGGGACGGTTTATGCTCCAGTTACGAATTTTGTTCTCAAGAAAAAAATAGTCCGGGTGTTGATGGAAAAGTCTCTGGGAATCGGACGAAATGCCCCCTTGCCAGAGTATCATCGAAAATTTGCGATGAAGTCCAAGATTGGTCTTAACCCCAAGCGAGTGATCTATTTCCCGGGATGTTATTCGACCTATAATGATGCCCTGACGGCCAAAGCCGTAGTTAAGGTTTTAGAGCATAATGGTTTTTCTGTTCTGACTCCGAGGTTCCGTTGTTGTGGGGTCCCCTTGCAATCCAATGATCAGTTTTCTCAGGCAGAAGCTAATGCCTTGCATAATCTGCGGTTATTTGCTCCCTATTTGGAACAGGGAATTCCGGTTATTGCTTCTTGTCCGAGCTGCACTTTGAGTTTGAAACAGGAATACCCCAAATATAGCAGTCCCGGAGCGAAGATGATCACTGCTAAAACCTATGATTTATTTGAATTTTTATGGAACCTTTACCTGAAAGGGCAGCTCCGCCAAGATTTCCGACCGTCCGCCAACATTGTTGGTTATCATGTTCCATGCCATCTCAAAGCTCAGGGCATCGGAACTCCGGTTGTGCGGTTATTGCATTTAATTTCGGGTTTTAAGGTGAAGGATCTGGACAGCGGGTGCTGCGGCTTATCGGGCAGCTACAGTTTTAAAGAAGAAAACTATGCTGCAGGAATGCAAATCGGCAAGCCTTTATTTGATAAAGTGAAGAGTGGAGTGCAGACCTCCGATTTCAAGGAGATCATCACCGAATGTGGAACCTGTAACATCCAGATAGCACACGGGACCGGAGTGCAAGTGCGCCATCCGATCTGGTACTTCCTGGAGGGATACGGACTCTCCTGA
- the glpB gene encoding anaerobic glycerol-3-phosphate dehydrogenase subunit GlpB, translating into MWDGIIVGGGLAGLVAGITALERGKKVILAAEGAGSLSYASGILDFGDFAALRDHLGHPFSLISEAQALESLSKWQEICSFYQGSWGRAESVLTPLGEIRTAGYVPHRLSAQPLHKARRIILIAPNGLKDFFPELFASNLAANFPKAKVTLKPLQVEQFAAQYRLGKSILAPDYARYWSSQEGADYLRGFIQETIQESAGTDEGAVLVFPGLSASFEPILQELLAALGSTVVEPTLFPPSPTGMDLYQFLRKKFKDLGGELIINGKAKAAVIEDGYCQSIAIHSMGETFQLKAKSFVLASGGLFGGGILVGPQTIREQVFDCPIFTPEPWTAEGFLEPQPYAQMGIEVNKELQPLKRDGQIYLHNVFVCGRSLAHWDPWADYCGGGVALTTGYLAGSKL; encoded by the coding sequence GTGTGGGATGGAATTATTGTTGGCGGAGGACTAGCCGGTCTAGTGGCGGGTATAACAGCGCTTGAGCGGGGAAAGAAGGTTATTCTGGCAGCCGAAGGGGCAGGCAGTCTGTCCTATGCTTCCGGGATTTTGGATTTTGGGGATTTTGCAGCTCTTAGAGATCACCTCGGGCATCCTTTTTCACTGATTTCAGAAGCTCAGGCCCTTGAATCCCTAAGCAAGTGGCAGGAAATCTGTTCTTTTTATCAGGGCTCATGGGGCAGGGCCGAAAGCGTTCTCACCCCTCTTGGCGAGATCCGTACGGCAGGGTATGTACCTCACAGATTATCTGCTCAGCCTTTGCATAAGGCGAGGAGGATTATCTTAATAGCCCCCAACGGGCTGAAGGACTTTTTTCCGGAATTGTTTGCCTCAAATCTGGCAGCCAATTTTCCTAAAGCTAAAGTAACGCTTAAACCGTTGCAAGTGGAGCAGTTTGCTGCCCAGTATCGTTTAGGAAAGAGTATACTTGCCCCGGATTATGCCAGATATTGGTCTTCACAAGAAGGGGCGGATTATTTAAGGGGGTTCATCCAAGAAACTATTCAAGAATCGGCAGGGACGGATGAAGGGGCAGTTTTGGTGTTTCCGGGGTTAAGTGCTTCATTTGAGCCAATTCTGCAGGAGCTATTGGCTGCCCTTGGCAGCACAGTTGTCGAGCCAACTCTTTTCCCGCCTTCACCGACGGGAATGGACCTGTATCAATTCCTCAGAAAGAAATTTAAAGATCTCGGCGGGGAATTAATCATCAACGGCAAAGCCAAAGCAGCCGTTATAGAAGATGGTTATTGTCAAAGTATTGCTATTCATAGTATGGGGGAGACGTTTCAATTAAAAGCCAAGTCCTTTGTTCTGGCTTCGGGAGGACTATTTGGAGGAGGAATTTTGGTTGGACCGCAGACAATCCGGGAGCAGGTCTTTGATTGTCCGATCTTTACGCCTGAGCCTTGGACAGCCGAGGGTTTTTTAGAACCTCAGCCTTATGCCCAAATGGGTATAGAGGTGAACAAGGAACTTCAGCCCCTCAAAAGAGATGGCCAAATCTATTTGCACAATGTGTTTGTCTGTGGGCGCTCGCTGGCCCATTGGGACCCTTGGGCAGATTATTGCGGCGGCGGAGTCGCTCTTACGACCGGTTACCTGGCCGGAAGTAAATTATAG
- the glpA gene encoding anaerobic glycerol-3-phosphate dehydrogenase subunit GlpA: MVDYWAEVIIIGGGATGVGLLRDLSMRGVTALLLEQGDLAHGTSSRFHGLLHSGARYAAKDPLSAAECAVENSILKRIAPSCIVECGGWFVQMAEDDPEYTENWLQKCAEASIDLREIPLQDAYAQEPLLRRDAVRVFEVPDAAVDGFKLVWANAHSAAAYGGVYKTYHQVEKLVREGNRITGVCGRLVRTGEPFKAMSAVVVNAAGAWAPELAATVGVTLDVVADKGTLLAFNQRLFQRVINRLRAPGDGDIFVPHESITVFGTTSQSVNSPGDNVPAVADVEKLMKLGEGLLPEIERFRVIRAFAGVRPLYKETQSDPKAPDKGREVSRGFAIIDHQEQGVSGFLSIVGGKFTTYRLMAERTADQVTHKLGKFLPCRTAEETILPEISPALKELAQKVLPWGAVTKMLERAGSEAEGILHDIESDSAKGQMLCECEMVSLAEVEKTVADEDVHCLSDIRRKTRLGMGTCQGAFCGYRALPLLRREKNKYAPFREELRSFLDQRWKGIRPVLWGAQLRETELARGIYGGLLRFGEGSTCPRDRRK, from the coding sequence ATGGTCGACTATTGGGCGGAAGTGATCATTATCGGAGGAGGAGCAACCGGGGTCGGGCTTCTGCGTGATTTGAGCATGCGTGGTGTGACTGCGCTGTTGTTGGAACAGGGGGATCTGGCCCATGGGACAAGTTCCCGCTTTCATGGACTTTTGCATAGCGGCGCCCGTTATGCAGCTAAGGACCCTTTGTCCGCTGCGGAATGTGCTGTGGAGAATAGTATTCTGAAACGGATAGCGCCAAGTTGTATTGTCGAATGTGGTGGCTGGTTCGTTCAAATGGCTGAGGATGATCCGGAGTACACAGAAAATTGGCTGCAAAAATGCGCAGAAGCCTCCATTGACCTGCGGGAGATTCCCTTACAGGATGCCTATGCTCAGGAGCCTCTTTTAAGACGGGATGCTGTGCGGGTCTTTGAAGTGCCGGATGCAGCAGTGGATGGGTTTAAATTAGTGTGGGCCAATGCCCATTCGGCGGCTGCTTATGGCGGGGTCTATAAAACCTATCATCAGGTCGAAAAGCTGGTCCGGGAAGGAAATCGTATCACGGGTGTGTGCGGACGATTAGTGCGGACAGGGGAACCCTTTAAAGCAATGTCTGCCGTGGTGGTGAATGCTGCCGGAGCATGGGCGCCGGAGTTAGCGGCTACAGTTGGAGTGACCCTGGATGTCGTGGCTGATAAGGGGACATTGCTGGCTTTTAACCAGAGGTTGTTCCAGAGGGTTATTAACCGGCTGCGTGCGCCTGGAGATGGGGATATATTTGTTCCTCACGAAAGTATTACTGTCTTCGGGACAACATCGCAGTCCGTTAACTCCCCGGGGGATAATGTGCCTGCCGTGGCTGATGTAGAGAAACTTATGAAGTTGGGCGAAGGTTTATTGCCTGAAATAGAACGCTTCCGGGTCATTCGGGCCTTTGCCGGAGTGCGGCCTTTGTATAAGGAAACCCAGAGTGACCCTAAAGCACCGGATAAGGGCCGGGAAGTAAGCCGGGGTTTTGCCATAATCGATCATCAAGAACAAGGGGTTTCGGGCTTTCTGAGTATTGTGGGGGGCAAATTTACGACTTATCGGCTTATGGCAGAAAGAACCGCGGATCAAGTGACCCATAAGTTAGGCAAATTTCTTCCCTGCCGCACAGCTGAGGAAACTATTTTGCCTGAAATATCCCCTGCTCTCAAGGAGCTTGCCCAGAAGGTGCTGCCCTGGGGAGCGGTAACCAAGATGCTGGAAAGAGCCGGCTCGGAGGCTGAGGGCATTTTGCATGACATAGAGTCAGATTCCGCTAAAGGGCAGATGTTGTGCGAATGTGAAATGGTTAGTTTAGCCGAGGTAGAAAAAACCGTAGCGGATGAAGATGTACATTGCCTTTCAGATATCCGGCGCAAAACCAGATTAGGTATGGGAACTTGCCAGGGTGCTTTCTGTGGTTACCGGGCGCTGCCTTTGTTGAGGCGGGAAAAGAATAAGTACGCACCTTTTCGTGAAGAACTCCGGAGCTTTTTGGATCAGCGCTGGAAGGGAATCCGTCCGGTGCTCTGGGGAGCGCAGCTGAGGGAAACTGAGTTGGCCCGAGGCATATACGGCGGACTCCTTCGTTTTGGAGAAGGAAGTACCTGCCCAAGGGATCGGAGGAAATGA
- a CDS encoding corrinoid protein: MEILDGIRDAVVAGDALETKELCQRAIEEGCSASQILEEGLIAGMNVIGPRFKNNEVFVPEVLIAARAMHSGMDVIKTLIVSSDVKEKGTIVIGTVKGDLHDIGKNLVVIMLEGSGYKVIDLGVDLAAEKFVEAVEQYQPQIVGLSALLTTTMGQMKNTVDTLRTLKLKPKIMVGGAPVSQEFCDQIGADAYAADAASAVEIANALIASD, encoded by the coding sequence ATGGAGATCTTAGACGGAATCAGAGATGCAGTTGTTGCAGGTGACGCACTTGAAACCAAGGAATTGTGCCAAAGGGCTATAGAAGAAGGATGCAGTGCTTCTCAAATTCTTGAAGAAGGACTTATCGCCGGAATGAATGTCATTGGCCCCAGGTTTAAAAATAACGAAGTTTTCGTGCCTGAGGTTCTTATAGCAGCGCGGGCGATGCACTCGGGTATGGATGTCATCAAAACTCTAATAGTGAGTTCCGATGTTAAAGAAAAGGGCACCATTGTTATCGGAACAGTCAAAGGTGATCTGCACGATATTGGCAAAAACCTGGTAGTTATCATGCTTGAAGGATCAGGGTATAAGGTGATTGATCTGGGTGTAGATCTTGCAGCAGAAAAGTTTGTGGAAGCAGTTGAACAATACCAGCCGCAAATCGTTGGCTTATCAGCTTTGCTGACCACGACAATGGGGCAAATGAAAAATACTGTTGACACTTTGCGCACACTGAAATTAAAGCCAAAGATTATGGTTGGCGGTGCTCCGGTTTCTCAGGAGTTTTGTGATCAAATCGGTGCCGATGCTTACGCTGCGGATGCAGCAAGTGCTGTTGAAATCGCCAATGCTTTGATAGCGTCTGACTAA
- a CDS encoding ABC transporter permease, protein MENMVITNDINKASLWKAILKNHNFILLAILAGLMIIGGFFVPALVQKDNLLNVLRLAAIVGLAAIGSTVVLLVGEIDLSIGSIMSLSLVTGGLMVGYGSGPALVVTCLTGVLLGIINGLLVTRLKINSLMVTLGTMSIFGGLANVVTRGQSIFLYDLPFYLWLGRGQIAGIPVPIILFLLVGMVLSIFLMFTKTGKEIYFTGGNKRAAWISGININKIKLMAYGVAGLTAAMAGPLLSSQTNRITPIQGTGFELSAIAVAVLGGTSLIGGKGTIIGTVLGAIMFQLLLNVLTLSGVGTYMEQVLKGFLLIVIVVVYQVIDKPRR, encoded by the coding sequence ATGGAAAACATGGTGATAACCAATGACATTAACAAAGCAAGTTTATGGAAAGCAATTTTAAAGAATCATAACTTTATTTTATTGGCGATTCTAGCCGGGTTAATGATTATTGGAGGCTTTTTTGTCCCAGCACTCGTACAAAAAGATAATCTGCTCAATGTCTTAAGGTTAGCGGCCATCGTGGGATTGGCGGCCATTGGGTCAACCGTGGTTTTATTAGTCGGAGAGATCGATTTATCCATCGGTTCTATCATGTCTCTATCTCTGGTAACCGGCGGGCTGATGGTCGGATATGGATCGGGACCGGCATTAGTTGTTACCTGCCTTACGGGAGTACTGCTTGGAATCATTAATGGATTGCTGGTAACCAGGTTGAAGATTAACTCATTAATGGTAACCTTGGGAACTATGTCAATTTTCGGAGGGCTTGCCAACGTAGTTACCCGAGGACAATCAATCTTTCTTTATGACCTGCCTTTCTACTTATGGCTGGGACGGGGCCAAATCGCAGGTATACCTGTTCCAATCATTCTATTTCTTTTGGTTGGAATGGTACTTTCCATATTCTTGATGTTCACCAAAACCGGAAAGGAAATCTATTTCACGGGCGGCAATAAACGAGCTGCCTGGATATCGGGTATTAATATCAACAAAATTAAGCTGATGGCTTACGGAGTGGCGGGTTTAACAGCTGCCATGGCGGGACCGCTGTTAAGCAGTCAGACGAATCGGATAACGCCTATCCAGGGAACAGGCTTTGAATTGTCCGCCATTGCGGTAGCAGTGCTGGGCGGCACCTCTCTTATCGGCGGAAAAGGAACGATTATCGGAACTGTACTTGGAGCAATCATGTTCCAGCTATTATTGAATGTTCTAACGTTGTCTGGTGTGGGTACTTACATGGAGCAGGTTCTTAAAGGGTTCTTGCTAATCGTCATAGTAGTGGTTTATCAGGTTATCGACAAACCAAGAAGATAA